Part of the Flavobacterium alkalisoli genome is shown below.
CCTAAGGCTAGATTTGTTCAGCTATTGCTCATTTTTAACCATTTTTAATAAACTAAGAAAACAATGTATTTGATAGTGACTTTGATTGTCAAAATGTTGAGTTAAATAAGCCTATATATTAAGTAGATTTGAATGGATTAAGATAAGGTTAACTTCAGGCTTTATTCAATAAAACCAGAGGTTAAGCGTTATATTAGCAGCTTAAAGGTGTTTAAAGAAAGTTTTTAATGAAGAAATTAGATGTAAAACATACCGCATTCCATATTTTGATAGGAGTTTATTTTTTATGGGTTGCAGTAATAACTGTGCTAATAGGTATGACAGCCTTTAATGAGATTAACCATATAAATTCAGGGGTTAATGAAGTGTTCCTGTTCTGGATACTTTTAAACCTGTTTATGGGTACGGCAATTTTTACGGTAATAAGAATGTTTAGAAATAAAACTATACTAAACCGCATAGTGCTTTACAGCTATGTATTTGTTGTAGGTGCTTCGGCGGGGGTTTGGTATTTGGTAAAAGCATAAAAAAACCGCTGCTAAGGGTTGCAGCGGTTTTTAACCAAATAAACAATCTAAAATAACCTAACCTTTTTATGAAGATTTGTATTATATAGATGCAAATAATATAAAAAGGTTGCTTGATTAAAGAAAATATTTGTGTACTTTGTAAATCGTAACCCCAACTGTTATTTATAATAGATTTAGTGGGGTATAATGTATATTTGCGTTTTATTTTTAATGTAGAATGGATAAGAAAAGCGAAGATTTTTATAGGAGACTTCATGAAGAATTAGCCGGATCAACCACTTGGCCCTCTGAATATTTATTTAAATTCATTGTGCCTTCAGAACCGGAAAAAATTAAAGAAATAGAAAAAGCCTTTGACCAAATGGGGGCAGTAATTGAAACAACACAATCCAAAACAGGAAAGTATACCAGTGTTTCAATAAATGTAACTATGAAAAGTGCCCAGGCTGTGGTAGATAAATATATTGAAATGTCTACCATAGAAGGTATCATTTCACTTTAAAAACAAAAAAATGAAATACAATCCTGACGATGCCATAGGATATCTGGAATATAATGCCGAAAGGCCTAAACTTATTATTCCGGAATATGGCAGGCATCTGCAAAAACTTATAGAACAGGCTGTAGAACTGGAAGACAGGGAAGAGCGTAACAAAGCTGCAAAATATATCATATCGGTTATGGGAAGCCTTAACCCGCACCTGCGTGACGTGCCCGATTTTCAGCATAAGCTATGGGATCAGATTTTTATAATGTCTGATTTTAAGCTGGATGTTGATTCTCCATATCCTATACCTTCTAAAGAGATGCTGGAGCAAAAACCGGATACGCTTGGTTATCCGCAAAACTTCCCTAAATACCGCTTTTATGGTAACAACATTAAATACATGATTGATGTTGCCAATAAATGGGAAGAAGGTGACCTTAAAACTGCGCTGATTATGGTTATAGCTAACCATATGAAAAAATCATACCTGAGCTGGAATAAGGATACCGTAAAGGATGAGGTTATTTTTGAACACCTACTTGAGCTTTCGGGAGGAAAAATAAACCTTCTTAAAACGGATGAAGAGCTTTCTGCCTCTACCGATTTAATGAGGGTTAATAAGAAAACCAGTAATAAGACCCAGTTTAGCAATAATGGCAAACAGAAAGGTCACAGAAACAACAACACTAAGAACCAAAACAATAAAAACAGAAAATCCTAAATTTCTTTAACGCCGCATGGGAACATTTAAAATTGAAGGAGGAGTACAATTAAAAGGAGAAATAACGCCTCAGGGTGCAAAAAATGAAGCTTTACAAGTGTTATGTACTGTATTGCTTACACCCGAAAAAGTTACGATTACCAATATTCCGGATATTATTGACGTAAATAAGCTTATTACACTTTTAAAGAATTTAGGCGTAAAGATTGAGAAATTAGGACACGGTGCTTATACATTTCAGGCTGATGAGGTAAATCTTGCTTACCTTGAATCGGAAGCTTTTAAAGAAGAAGGCAAGTCACTTAGAGGGTCTATAATGATTGTAGGTCCGCTATTGGCTCGCTTCGGTAAAGGTTATATCCCTAAACCGGGTGGTGATAAAATAGGAAGAAGAAGACTTGATACCCACTTTGAGGGCTTTATTAACCTGGGAGCTAAATTCCGTTACAATAAAGAAGACTATTTTTATGGTGTAGAAGCCGACAGACTTAAGGGTACTTACATGCTTTTAGATGAAGCATCGGTTACCGGTACAGCAAACATTATTATGGCTGCCGTACTTGCTGAAGGCAAAACGACTATATATAATGCAGCTTGTGAGCCATACCTGCAGCAGCTTTGTAAAATGCTTAACAGTATGGGAGCTAAAATTACAGGGGTAGGATCTAACCTTGTGGAAATTGAAGGTGTGGAAAAACTGGGAGGTTGTGAGCATAGAATCCTACCGGATATGATCGAGATAGGAAGCTGGATTGGTCTTGCTGCTATGACCAGAAGTGAAATTACCATTAAAAATGTTAGCTGGGATAATTTAGGTATTATTCCAAGTACTTTTAGAAAACTAGGTATTACACTTGAGCGTAGGGGAGATGATATTTATATTCCTGCTCATGCAGATGGTTATGAAATTCAAAATTACATTGACGGTTCTATACTTACCATTGCTGATGCTCCGTGGCCGGGCTTTACACCCGATTTATTGAGTATTGTACTCGTTGTGGCAACACAGGCAAGAGGTAGTGTGCTTATCCATCAAAAGATGTTTGAAAGCCGCCTTTTCTTTGTAGACAGGCTTATAGATATGGGTGCAAAAATTATCCTTTGCGATCCGCACAGGGCTACGGTTATCGGTCACGATTTCAAATCGCAGCTTAAAGGTATTATGATGTCTTCACCAGATATCAGGGCGGGTATATCTCTTGTTATTGCAGCACTTTCTGCTAAAGGTGTAAGTACAATTCAAAACATAGACCAGATAGACAGAGGTTATGAAAGAATAGACGAGAGGTTAAGAGCACTTGGTGCTAAAATTACCAGAGAGTCTTAATTCTCTTACTCGACGATAATAAAAAAAAGAGCTGAAATTTTTCAGCTCTTTTTTTTATTAAATTTGGTTAGATTCTTTGAAGTAAGATTTTTTGAAAACTCAAAACACAATAAGATCATTTTATAAACCTATTCAACCAACGGCTGTTAGAGAAGAGGGTTTAATGTATAAAGAACTTCTTCCTGATTTTAGATTGAAGGATCTTATATATTGTTATTGGGAGCTGAAAACTACACAAAAACTTTCGGAAGCATACACTTATAATGTAGTGGCAGATGGTTGTATAGATGTGTTTTTTGAGCTTAACAACCCTCAAAACAGTTATGTGATGGGGTTTAGTAACAGTAATACAGAGTTTTCCATAGATAAAAGATTTCATTACATAGGCATACGCTTTTTGCCTACAGCTTTTACCCGCCTTTTTAATGTAAGAGCAACTGAATTGAGTAGTCGTTTTGAATCGCTTTATGATGTTGTACCTGCCCTATCAAAGTTTATTTCTTTTAAAATAAAAGATAATTCTACTTTTGAACAGATTACCTCTTTATTAAATGATTTTTTCTGTAATTATCTCAGTATACATGACGTTGATGCCGATAAACGTTTTTTTAATGCTCTCTTGATTACATTAAAATATAAAGGGAATTTAAATGTTGAGACTGGCCTGGATACAGGTGTTAGCTTAAGGCAGTTGAGGAGAATGTTTGAACATTATATTGGGACTAACGTAAAAACGTTTTGTAAAGTGGTACGATTCCAAAATCTTTTAAACTTATCACAACAGGAAGGAAGCGACATAAATAAACTTTTTTATGATGCAGGATATTACGATCAGGCACATTTTATAAAAGATTTTAAAAATCTTTATGGAATTACCCCTGGCAAATCACTACAAAAATAATGTCCGTTTTTTACAATTATAAGTGCTGGATTTAAGCAAACTTTGCTTTATCAAACAATCAAAAGATGAGACATTTATTAATTACTCTTGTGGTTGCCGTATCATTCAGCAGCTATTCACAAACTAAAAAGACGAAAATTATGAAGTTAAACGCAGGGATTATTACAGAAAAACTGAGTGAAACCAAAAAGTTTTATACTGAGAATTTAAATTTTGGGGTAACATTTGAAAATGATTTTTTTATTTTACTGCATACACCGGGGCATGAGTCAGAAATTAGTTTTTTACTTCCGGAGCATCCCTCTCAACAACCTTTATTTCAACAACCTTTTAAAGGTGAAGGTGTTTATATTACACTAGAAGTGGAGGATGTTGATAAGGTTTATGAAGAAATAAAAAACAAAGGCATTCCAATTAAAATTGAATTGAGAGATGAGCCTTGGGGAGACAGGCATTTTGCTATTATTGATCCCAATGGTGTAGGTATAGATATTGTGAAATATACTGCGAAATAATCAAAAAACCCCATCTTTACAGATGGGGTTTTTTGATTGATGACTGAACCTTAGTATGAGTTTATATGTGGGGTATTAAAGATTGTCTACTATATCTAAGAATTTAAGCCCGAACATTATACCGTCAGTTGCAAAGCCTCCCTGATAGGCCCTTACGTAATCTACCCTGAATACCCTGAATTTACCAAAACCAATATTGTCAAATCCGGCGGTAAATTCATGATAGGGTTTGTAATCCGGCGTAGCGATGCCGTGATAGCCTACTACAAGATTCCATTGTAATTTATTAAGTAAAGGAACTTTGTTCATTATAAAGCCTTTAAAGTTGTGTTCTGCATGCGACTCAAAATAAGAATCGTTAGTGCTGTGAGAGTAATAAGGTAACAGGTTAAATGCATTAAGGTTTCCGTTGCCTGAGTTAACATGAGTTTGGTTGCCGTTAAAGTGCTTGTAGTCCATAAATGCAATATTATCTGCATTAAAGAACTTACCTGCTTTTAGGTTGATGCCAAAATCACCTTTGTTACCTAAAGTAACATTATAAAAGGTTCTTGCAGCAATAAAATCATATTCATACTGACTTTCACTAGCAGCAAAAGCTTTTGTATACTGTACTGCAATAGTAGGGTAGTTGGCTGTACTTACATTTATTTTGCCGTCAGGCCTTGTTATGTATTTTTGACCAAAACGCACAGTAGCATTAACAGTAGCCTCCATTAAATGATGGGTATCAAAAGCCGGAGTAGTATAATCGTTTGGTGCTAACGGATTGTTTGATGTATAGTCATGGTCATTTTTAATCAGTACATAATCTGTATTATTAAACAGCTGTTTACGTCTTAAATACTGAATTGATCCGCCCATATTTAAACCTGTAAATACCTCTTTGCTATAGTTTAGCCTTGCGAAAGTCTTATCGTACAGTTTCATGTAATTATCCTTAAAGAATAATGTACTTACACTGTTTACAAACGGGCTTATAGGCTGAGATGCATTAAACTGTTCGGTCTTGCTACCTCCGGATAGAGTGAAAATACCCACTTTGCCAAAACGGTGTGAGAACCATCCTGTAACCCTAAGCCTGTCTTCTGCAACACCATAATTAAAGTCAGCGCCTACAGAAGTATATTTTTTCGTGTCTTCATCATAATGACGGAATGAAAGTCCGCTTTTAAATACCCAGCCCTGTACCGTGTTGTACATAGGGATTTGTAAAAGGCCGTCGTAGGTGTATCTTGTATTTTTAGCCGAGTTCCTGTAGGTATATCCTGAAATGATATCTGTTAAATGGAGCTTGTTACTCTTTTTGTCAATTGAATCCAGATAAGCAGGAGATTTGTGAACGGTTTGTATACTGTCTTTTTTAAAGTAGTCGGTTACCTCTTCATCGGTAAGAGGTATTGGCCTCATTGCCTGCCAGTATATTGAGTCTTTTTTGTTAGAATCTTCTTCTATATATACTATTTCCTTACCAAATGTTCCTTTTTCAAAATGGTCACGGAATACGTAATTATTGTAAACATGCGTAAATGTTCCCGAAATGCCTACGCCAAATATTCCTGCTTTTATATCAAAAGTCTGTGAGTTTTTAGCCCAAATCCTATTTGTGGTATTGTAACTGAAGTTTTGTTTAAGGTTAAGGTTTTCCAGTATCGGTTGCTGCATCCTGTATCCTTTAATGTCAAAGTCAACCGCATAGATAGCCCAACTGTCGTCTACTATATAAATGTAGCCTTCAAAAACAGGCTCTTTATCGCGTCTTGGTATAACCTTAATTTTACTTATAGAGTTGTTATTATCGTCAAAGAAAGTTCCCTCAAATTTGTATTTGTAGTAATTAAAGGCATTGTTAGCTAAAGGCGAAACCATTTTTATATTAAACTCTATATAGTTGTCATAAAAATTGTAATAAGTCCCTAAAGCAGTGTTATAGCTAAATCCGTTATCATTACCGCTTATTTTTGATGCTACTATGCGTTCTTTTAGATTGTTAGGTTGTTCAAAGGTAATTTTTGACACCGTTTCGGAGAGGTAAACAATTCCCGATCCTGTCGAGTCTAAAACAGAAGTCATTTCTTCATCTTCAACCTTAACTCCCATAATTTTTGTAGGTACATTCTTTACCCTGAAAAGGCCTTTTGAATAGAAATCGGCCTCAAAACGGCCTGTCTTTTCTGAATTTTCCTTTTTATGGGCAATGGCTTCCCTTATAATTCTGTTAGCCGGGTTTTCAGTATTTGATATAACTACTTCACTAAGGGTATAGGTTTCGTCCTGCAAAACAATATTAAGGGTGTGAGGTAAAGAAGTTATGTTGATTGTTTCTTTTTTGGTTTTAAAACCTATCGATTGGAATACTATTACATAAGTGCCGGTTTTTTTTATTCCCAGTTCATACACGCCTTCTTCGTTAGCAGTTGTTCCTGTATAGGTGTTTTCTATGCTCACACTTACAAAAGGTACAGGCTCACCATTGGTAGTGGTGATTTTTCCTTTAATTTGGGCAGAGGTATTTAGTGTGGTAAACAGTAATAATAAACAGGTAATTAGTTTGTACATGTTTTTTAGTAGTTAAGGTAAAATGATTATTTAGATTGGTTTTTTAAAGATAGACGTATAAATTTTATAAAAGGTTGCATGGCTGCATTATTTTATTCTTTCTTTATCTTTGAGGTCTATTATTCCTTATGTATGAAAAAGATAAAAGAAGCCGAGCTGAGAAAAGATAGTTCTGTAAATAAAATACAGTTTGACAAAGAGTGGTTTTATTCGGTTAAGGATATGCAGTATTATTTAGGAGAAGATCTTACAGGAGTAGAATATGTAACCCTACCGATACCTATTGACGGGGTAAAGTTTAATATAAAGTGTGCTACACTGGAAGATATTGAACGTTTTAGGGAAAAAGAACCTCTTGAAGAATTCAAGGGAAGTGTTTTCAGGAAAAAATAATTAGTTCTCGAGGATATCCAGGAAGGTAAGCCCGAATATTACTCCGTCGGTCATCTTGCTTCCCTGATACGATCTTAGGTAGTCTATTCTTAAGAAGCGGAATCGACCCCAACCCAAATTATCCAGCCCTACGGTAAATTCCATATAAGGTTTTTGATCAGGAACTCCCAATACATGGTAGCCTGTAACCAGATAATAATTCAGTTTATTAAGTAAAGGTACTTTGTTAGCCAAATACCCCTTGAAATTATATTCGGCATGTGCTTCAATATACTTGTCGTTAGTGCTGTGTGTATAGTAAGGCAAGAAGTTGAAAACATTTAAATATCGTTCTGATTTACCTACATGGGTCTGATTGCCGTTAAAATGTCTGTAATCGGTAAAAGAGATGCTGTCACTATTGAAAAACTTACCTGCCCTTATGCTTATTCCTAAATCACCCATATTACCTACCGTGGCATCATAAGTGATTCGGGTAGACAGATGGTCAAAATTATAATCGTCAACATTTGAAGCTAATCCTTTTTCGTAACTCACCAGTACCCTAGGGTACTTAGTACCAAGGTTTATTTTTTCGTTAGGCCTTAGCATGTATTTTTGAGCAAATGTAAACCTTGCAGAAACCGTTGTTTTAATCATATGGTGCTTTTCAAAAGCAGGGGTGTCAAAAGCTTCGGGATCTAAAGGGTTGTTAGAGGTATATGGTTTACGGGCATTTTTAATGGTAGAAAAATTGGTGTTATTAAACAGAGACCTCTTTCTGGTATATTCAACAGAACTGAAGAACTCAAGACCATTAATCAATTCTTCCTCATAGCTTAATCGTAGGAAGTTATTGTCGTATAGCTTCATGTAATTATCCCTGAAAAATAATGTACTTACACTATTTACGATTCTGTTTATTGGTTTTTCAGGATTAAACTGTTCTATACTGCTACCACCTGTAATAGTAAGTATTGGTTTACTTATGTTATTAAATTTATGAGCGATAGTTCCTGTAGCTCTAAAGCGTTTTTCGGCGAAGCCATAATTTAGTTCGGTACCAACCGTAGTATAGGCTTTTGTTTCAGGATTTGTTTTAGTGAAATAGAAAGTTGGGTCTATATGGTAGGCCTGAACGGTATTAAAAGCAAGCTTTCTTATTATCCCCGAAAATTTTATTTCCCAGTTTTCATCAGTATTCGTGTAGGTATACCCGACAGGTAATGAAAAGACCAGAAAACGGTTCTTCTTTTTATCCAGAGAATCTTTATACTTTTCGGTTTGCTTCAGTTCTTCAAGTTTCTCCTTTTTTATGTAATCTTCCTTTTCCTCTAAGGTTAGAGGTATAGGCCTGTTCTTGTTCCAAAAGGATTCCAGTTTTTTATTGGCATCCTCTTCAAAAGCCAGTACACGGTTGCTTAACTGATGCTCTTTAAAGTCGGGGTTGAGGTTAAAATTACTGTACACCGCACTAAATCTACCCGATAAGTCTACATCAAGTATTTGGGTATTAAAGTCGATAGTCTGAACATTTTTTGTCCAGGTTTTTTCCTGTGAGTTATAACCAAAGTTTTGTTTTATGGTAAGGATATCGACCAAAGGCTGTTCTATTAATAAACCTTTAATGCTTAAATCTAGAGCATATAGTTCCCCACTTTCATTTACTATATAGATATAACCATACATGGCAGGTTCACTGTCACGTTTTGGGGTAACTTTTATCTTGTTTATTAAATAACCGCTTTTGTCGTTAAAAGAATTTTCTAATTCATAATTGTAATAGCTAAAGGCATTATCGGCTATGGGGGATATTACACTGGTTTCAAAAGGCAGGTAATTTTCATAAAAGTCGAACTCAGCGGCATTAGCATTGTTGTAGCTGAAGCCACTGTCTTCTCCGCTTACTTTTGATGCAATTATAACTTCGTTAATGTTATAAGGCCGTTTGAATTTTATTTTCGAGACCGTTTCAGAAAGGTATAAAACACCGCTTCTTGTAGAGTCTAATGTGCCGCTAAAGTCACCCACTTCCTGACCCAGTATTTCTTCGGGTACATCGCTTATGCGCAATATACCCCGAGAGTAAAAGTCGGCTTCATAAGCTGATGTTTTTTCCCTGTTCTTTCTTTTTTCCCCTATAGCTTTTCTGATAATCTGGTCAGCCTGTTCTTTTTTGCTTTCAATTACAACCTCGTTTAGAAGGTATTCTTCAGCATCCAGCTGTACATTAAGCTCAAAAGGAAGTTTGTCAACAGTAAGTACAACCTCTTTTGTTTTATAGCCCAGTGACTTAAATATGAAGGTATAATCTCCGGTTTTGGTGACCGGAATATAAAACTCACCCTCCTGATTTGTAGAGGTACCGTAGGAACTGTTTTTTACAACAATACTGGCAAAGGGAACCGGATCACCTTCTTTAGATGATACTGTTCCTCTTATTTGTGCTACTACAAATGAGCCGTATAGAAGCAATATTAGTAGCAGACACTTTTTCATATAATTTATTTTAATAATGATTGTAAGGCCAGATCGTAGCTTTTTAGACCAAAGCCAATAATAACTCCTGCAGCAATAGGTGATATAAATGACTGATGCCTGAATGTTTCTCTTGAAAACGTATTGGAAATATGAACTTCTACTACAGGTGAAGTAATAGCTTTAATAGCATCGGAAATACCAATTGAGGTATGTGTGTAGGCGCCTGCATTAAGTATGATACCGTCGTAAGTAAAGCCGGTTTCCTGTATCTTGGTTATAAGTTCGCCTTCTATATTACTTTGATAGTAGGACAGTTCCATAGAAGGGAAGCGATGCTTTAATGTTTCGAAATAATCCTCAAAACTTCTGGTTCCGTATACCTCTGGTTCGCGCTTTCCAAGCAGGTTAAGATTAGGTCCGTTTATAATGATGATTTTCATATTCCTGTTTTTGTAAAAGTAGCTATTCATACCCAAGAAAGCATACTGCGTAAGAAAAAATTTAACATTTAAAAGCAATAAAAAACCCGGGTAAGACAAGCCTAACCGGGTTAGTGTTTATAATTACCTGATTTTTAAAAATAATATCCTACTGATAACTGGAATACACCGGTTTTTGAGTCCACATTATCAAAAGTGTCGGTTAGTCCAATGTTGTAACGGGCCTGTGCAAAAAGTCCCATAATGATTTTAAGCTCAACACCGCCTGAAGCAGCTAAATCAAAACTATTTGTTTCAAACGCCTCATCTGCATCATTAACAAGAAAAGAGAATTGTGGCCCTGCCATAAGGCTGAATTTGCTTGGTATAATATAAAATTTAGCCATTACAGGAACCGAGATATAATCAAGATTAATGTCTTCGGCTACTCCTACAGCACCATCAGCATCATATTTTGCCTTTCCTCCCTGTGAAGAGAAAAGACCTTCTGCCTGAACAGAGAAGGAAGGAACCAGGTTTATTTCAAGGGCTGCCCCGGCATGAAAGCTGGTTATCCCGTCGCTGTCAATATCTCCCTGAAAGTTTGAAAAGTTAGCTCCGGCTTTAATACCTAAATCAATTCCCTGAGCGTTCATGGCAAAACTGCCTGCAAAAGCCGCAATTAAAAAAAAGATTTTTTTCATAGTCATTACATTTAAGTTTGGTTATAGTACTTGTAAGTTTCTAAACAAAAGTATATAATAACTTTTGAGAAAAATAGTACTAAAGTCAACATTTATGAGAGTTTTAGGTTAAATGTTTCTTAAAATAAGGAATGGTGATTATTTAAAATTTAAGTAAAAAATTAACATTATTAATATTTATTATTTAAATAATATTACTTTATGTTGAAATATTTTTTAATACGTGTTGTTTTTCCTGTTAAAAAAATTATATATTTGGCACCGTAACAATTAAATTCAAAAAACGATGAAAAAAGTTTTATTATCATTAACTGCTTTATTTGCATTTGGTTTAGTAAGTGCTCAGGAAACTGACGGTGGATTTGCTAACGGAGATCTTTTTATCTCAGGAGCAGTAGGTTTTTCAAATCAGTCTACAGGTGATGTAAAAACTAATGGTTTTACAGTATCGCCAAGAGTAGGTTACTTTGTGAGTGAAAATATTGCTGTAGGCGTTGCTTTAGGGTATACCAGCACTACTGATAAAGCTCCGGGTTCTGAAGATATAAAGAACTCTATGTTTGAGGTAGGTGCATTTGGTAGATATTATTTTACTCCCGCAAGTAAGTTCTCTTTGTTTGGGCAGTTAGGTGTAGCTTATGCAACCAACAAATATGAGGAAGGAGCTTTAGAAGCTAAATCAAACGGTTTTAACATTGGATTAGCTCCTGGTATCAACTACTTCGTTTCAGATCATTTTGCTCTTGAAGCTACTTTCGGTATTCTTGGTTATTCAACTGACAAGCCTGATGCTGATGGTGCTGAATCAACTGATACTTTTGATTTTGGAGTAGATATGAGCAATATCAATTTTGGTATTGTTTATAAATTCTAATTAAGTTTATAAGAAAGCAAAAACCTCCCAATAGGGAGGTTTTGTTTTTTATATGAATTAAGTTTTTAGAACTTATATCCTATACCTATCTGGAATACTGAATTTTTAACGTCTCTGTCGTTTACAATATCAGTAAAGCCCTGAGTATAACGTCCGGTAGCAAAT
Proteins encoded:
- a CDS encoding DUF5686 and carboxypeptidase regulatory-like domain-containing protein, encoding MYKLITCLLLLFTTLNTSAQIKGKITTTNGEPVPFVSVSIENTYTGTTANEEGVYELGIKKTGTYVIVFQSIGFKTKKETINITSLPHTLNIVLQDETYTLSEVVISNTENPANRIIREAIAHKKENSEKTGRFEADFYSKGLFRVKNVPTKIMGVKVEDEEMTSVLDSTGSGIVYLSETVSKITFEQPNNLKERIVASKISGNDNGFSYNTALGTYYNFYDNYIEFNIKMVSPLANNAFNYYKYKFEGTFFDDNNNSISKIKVIPRRDKEPVFEGYIYIVDDSWAIYAVDFDIKGYRMQQPILENLNLKQNFSYNTTNRIWAKNSQTFDIKAGIFGVGISGTFTHVYNNYVFRDHFEKGTFGKEIVYIEEDSNKKDSIYWQAMRPIPLTDEEVTDYFKKDSIQTVHKSPAYLDSIDKKSNKLHLTDIISGYTYRNSAKNTRYTYDGLLQIPMYNTVQGWVFKSGLSFRHYDEDTKKYTSVGADFNYGVAEDRLRVTGWFSHRFGKVGIFTLSGGSKTEQFNASQPISPFVNSVSTLFFKDNYMKLYDKTFARLNYSKEVFTGLNMGGSIQYLRRKQLFNNTDYVLIKNDHDYTSNNPLAPNDYTTPAFDTHHLMEATVNATVRFGQKYITRPDGKINVSTANYPTIAVQYTKAFAASESQYEYDFIAARTFYNVTLGNKGDFGINLKAGKFFNADNIAFMDYKHFNGNQTHVNSGNGNLNAFNLLPYYSHSTNDSYFESHAEHNFKGFIMNKVPLLNKLQWNLVVGYHGIATPDYKPYHEFTAGFDNIGFGKFRVFRVDYVRAYQGGFATDGIMFGLKFLDIVDNL
- the aroQ gene encoding type II 3-dehydroquinate dehydratase, with the translated sequence MKIIIINGPNLNLLGKREPEVYGTRSFEDYFETLKHRFPSMELSYYQSNIEGELITKIQETGFTYDGIILNAGAYTHTSIGISDAIKAITSPVVEVHISNTFSRETFRHQSFISPIAAGVIIGFGLKSYDLALQSLLK
- a CDS encoding AraC family transcriptional regulator yields the protein MKTQNTIRSFYKPIQPTAVREEGLMYKELLPDFRLKDLIYCYWELKTTQKLSEAYTYNVVADGCIDVFFELNNPQNSYVMGFSNSNTEFSIDKRFHYIGIRFLPTAFTRLFNVRATELSSRFESLYDVVPALSKFISFKIKDNSTFEQITSLLNDFFCNYLSIHDVDADKRFFNALLITLKYKGNLNVETGLDTGVSLRQLRRMFEHYIGTNVKTFCKVVRFQNLLNLSQQEGSDINKLFYDAGYYDQAHFIKDFKNLYGITPGKSLQK
- a CDS encoding DUF5686 and carboxypeptidase regulatory-like domain-containing protein, producing the protein MKKCLLLILLLYGSFVVAQIRGTVSSKEGDPVPFASIVVKNSSYGTSTNQEGEFYIPVTKTGDYTFIFKSLGYKTKEVVLTVDKLPFELNVQLDAEEYLLNEVVIESKKEQADQIIRKAIGEKRKNREKTSAYEADFYSRGILRISDVPEEILGQEVGDFSGTLDSTRSGVLYLSETVSKIKFKRPYNINEVIIASKVSGEDSGFSYNNANAAEFDFYENYLPFETSVISPIADNAFSYYNYELENSFNDKSGYLINKIKVTPKRDSEPAMYGYIYIVNESGELYALDLSIKGLLIEQPLVDILTIKQNFGYNSQEKTWTKNVQTIDFNTQILDVDLSGRFSAVYSNFNLNPDFKEHQLSNRVLAFEEDANKKLESFWNKNRPIPLTLEEKEDYIKKEKLEELKQTEKYKDSLDKKKNRFLVFSLPVGYTYTNTDENWEIKFSGIIRKLAFNTVQAYHIDPTFYFTKTNPETKAYTTVGTELNYGFAEKRFRATGTIAHKFNNISKPILTITGGSSIEQFNPEKPINRIVNSVSTLFFRDNYMKLYDNNFLRLSYEEELINGLEFFSSVEYTRKRSLFNNTNFSTIKNARKPYTSNNPLDPEAFDTPAFEKHHMIKTTVSARFTFAQKYMLRPNEKINLGTKYPRVLVSYEKGLASNVDDYNFDHLSTRITYDATVGNMGDLGISIRAGKFFNSDSISFTDYRHFNGNQTHVGKSERYLNVFNFLPYYTHSTNDKYIEAHAEYNFKGYLANKVPLLNKLNYYLVTGYHVLGVPDQKPYMEFTVGLDNLGWGRFRFLRIDYLRSYQGSKMTDGVIFGLTFLDILEN
- a CDS encoding DUF4290 domain-containing protein; protein product: MKYNPDDAIGYLEYNAERPKLIIPEYGRHLQKLIEQAVELEDREERNKAAKYIISVMGSLNPHLRDVPDFQHKLWDQIFIMSDFKLDVDSPYPIPSKEMLEQKPDTLGYPQNFPKYRFYGNNIKYMIDVANKWEEGDLKTALIMVIANHMKKSYLSWNKDTVKDEVIFEHLLELSGGKINLLKTDEELSASTDLMRVNKKTSNKTQFSNNGKQKGHRNNNTKNQNNKNRKS
- a CDS encoding DUF493 family protein; this translates as MDKKSEDFYRRLHEELAGSTTWPSEYLFKFIVPSEPEKIKEIEKAFDQMGAVIETTQSKTGKYTSVSINVTMKSAQAVVDKYIEMSTIEGIISL
- a CDS encoding porin family protein; the encoded protein is MKKIFFLIAAFAGSFAMNAQGIDLGIKAGANFSNFQGDIDSDGITSFHAGAALEINLVPSFSVQAEGLFSSQGGKAKYDADGAVGVAEDINLDYISVPVMAKFYIIPSKFSLMAGPQFSFLVNDADEAFETNSFDLAASGGVELKIIMGLFAQARYNIGLTDTFDNVDSKTGVFQLSVGYYF
- a CDS encoding VOC family protein, yielding MKLNAGIITEKLSETKKFYTENLNFGVTFENDFFILLHTPGHESEISFLLPEHPSQQPLFQQPFKGEGVYITLEVEDVDKVYEEIKNKGIPIKIELRDEPWGDRHFAIIDPNGVGIDIVKYTAK
- the murA gene encoding UDP-N-acetylglucosamine 1-carboxyvinyltransferase, whose protein sequence is MGTFKIEGGVQLKGEITPQGAKNEALQVLCTVLLTPEKVTITNIPDIIDVNKLITLLKNLGVKIEKLGHGAYTFQADEVNLAYLESEAFKEEGKSLRGSIMIVGPLLARFGKGYIPKPGGDKIGRRRLDTHFEGFINLGAKFRYNKEDYFYGVEADRLKGTYMLLDEASVTGTANIIMAAVLAEGKTTIYNAACEPYLQQLCKMLNSMGAKITGVGSNLVEIEGVEKLGGCEHRILPDMIEIGSWIGLAAMTRSEITIKNVSWDNLGIIPSTFRKLGITLERRGDDIYIPAHADGYEIQNYIDGSILTIADAPWPGFTPDLLSIVLVVATQARGSVLIHQKMFESRLFFVDRLIDMGAKIILCDPHRATVIGHDFKSQLKGIMMSSPDIRAGISLVIAALSAKGVSTIQNIDQIDRGYERIDERLRALGAKITRES